In a genomic window of Azotosporobacter soli:
- a CDS encoding 2Fe-2S ferredoxin, whose product MEKPKRHIFVCTSSRINGQQKGYCHAKAGVEIVSRFMEEIEECELGGEVFVSNTGCFGICEKGPIVVIYPDNIWYGSVTPDDVERIIEQHIEGGEPVKELML is encoded by the coding sequence ATGGAAAAACCGAAACGTCATATTTTTGTTTGCACCAGTTCGCGAATCAATGGACAGCAAAAGGGCTATTGTCATGCTAAAGCAGGCGTGGAAATTGTGAGCCGTTTTATGGAGGAAATTGAAGAATGTGAGCTAGGCGGCGAAGTTTTCGTCTCCAATACCGGATGCTTCGGCATCTGCGAAAAAGGGCCGATTGTCGTGATATATCCGGACAATATCTGGTACGGTTCGGTTACGCCAGACGATGTGGAAAGAATTATTGAGCAACACATCGAAGGCGGAGAGCCGGTAAAGGAATTGATGCTGTAA
- a CDS encoding Fe-only nitrogenase accessory AnfO family protein encodes MASEVGVFINKAGLSATLYEPGRLAVYAKQNGNWRIVRQIPFGLDTLQGIKQMRWAMAEAVGFLADCKVVVGEKINGMPYFELEKAGCNIWEFSGSPMEFLPYVAAEEEQARRQETIKSAVEIPAPKEIADGCFSVSIKEIQALNSGITSKQILQPFLRKGSFQQLEVVCSHVPPWLEEEMLSGKLSGELKKSGNSEMTLQIRKAQG; translated from the coding sequence ATGGCGTCGGAAGTGGGAGTGTTTATTAATAAAGCAGGTCTGAGCGCGACATTGTACGAACCGGGACGACTGGCCGTCTATGCTAAGCAGAACGGAAATTGGCGCATTGTGCGACAGATTCCCTTTGGGCTCGATACATTGCAGGGGATAAAACAGATGCGTTGGGCAATGGCCGAGGCCGTCGGCTTTTTGGCGGACTGCAAAGTGGTCGTCGGAGAAAAAATCAACGGTATGCCGTACTTTGAACTGGAAAAAGCCGGTTGCAATATCTGGGAATTTAGCGGCAGTCCCATGGAGTTTCTTCCTTATGTTGCGGCCGAAGAAGAACAGGCCAGGCGGCAGGAGACGATAAAGTCTGCTGTGGAAATACCAGCCCCGAAAGAAATCGCGGACGGATGTTTTTCTGTTTCGATTAAAGAAATTCAAGCGCTGAACAGCGGCATTACCTCCAAGCAAATTTTGCAACCGTTTTTACGCAAAGGAAGTTTTCAGCAGTTGGAGGTTGTTTGCAGCCATGTGCCGCCGTGGCTGGAAGAGGAAATGCTTAGCGGTAAATTGTCCGGCGAGCTGAAAAAAAGCGGCAACAGTGAAATGACGCTTCAGATCCGCAAGGCGCAAGGCTAG
- a CDS encoding homocitrate synthase/isopropylmalate synthase family protein: protein MATAIQWIDQTLGLGLQQGLKGLKLELLLDNLLKLPIGVMDVWIEDWKHCGLKWPELTSYPQLRGKVTADPAQVFAAQQLGFKKILLSYRHDEMADMEGLKEALRAAEGLSLEADLLLENASAISTREVVALAKELHCFSIRGFAYGDEESRLEPLAALEQLAFLQTKLPMEMEFHGHNAYGLATANALSAIRVGIRHIAATAGNLTRNGYAPLEEVVMGSKILLGEETTGTEKFVDACEGIAACFDAALPVNKAIVGKHVFAHESGLHVDGVIKNPSLYEAFSPKDVGAVRRLVIGKHSGTASLKNCLAGFGISLASEAGKNLLQKVRRLAVLQKRALTEEQLLQLYCESNRQVV from the coding sequence ATGGCAACAGCAATACAATGGATCGATCAAACCCTTGGTTTGGGCCTGCAGCAGGGCTTGAAAGGGCTTAAACTGGAACTGCTGCTAGATAATTTATTAAAGCTGCCGATCGGCGTTATGGATGTGTGGATCGAAGATTGGAAGCACTGTGGCCTCAAATGGCCGGAGCTAACTTCGTATCCGCAGCTGCGGGGAAAAGTGACGGCCGATCCTGCTCAAGTTTTTGCTGCGCAGCAGCTGGGGTTTAAGAAAATTCTCTTGTCGTACCGTCATGACGAAATGGCAGACATGGAGGGCCTTAAAGAAGCCTTGCGAGCGGCTGAGGGCCTTAGCCTAGAAGCGGATCTGCTTCTAGAGAATGCGTCGGCAATTTCTACAAGGGAAGTTGTTGCACTGGCAAAAGAATTACACTGTTTTTCGATTCGTGGCTTTGCATACGGCGACGAAGAAAGTCGCTTAGAGCCTCTTGCTGCATTGGAACAACTTGCGTTTTTGCAGACGAAGTTGCCGATGGAAATGGAATTTCATGGACATAACGCTTATGGCTTGGCAACGGCCAATGCCTTGAGCGCGATTCGCGTCGGCATTAGGCATATTGCCGCAACGGCCGGAAATTTGACGAGAAATGGCTATGCGCCATTGGAAGAAGTGGTTATGGGCAGCAAGATATTGTTGGGCGAAGAAACCACAGGCACGGAAAAATTTGTCGACGCGTGTGAAGGAATCGCAGCTTGTTTTGATGCGGCATTGCCGGTGAATAAGGCGATTGTCGGCAAACATGTTTTTGCGCATGAATCGGGGCTGCATGTGGATGGCGTGATAAAAAATCCATCGTTGTATGAAGCCTTTTCTCCAAAGGACGTCGGTGCAGTGCGGAGACTGGTAATCGGCAAGCATTCGGGAACCGCTTCGCTGAAAAATTGTTTGGCCGGCTTTGGCATCAGCCTGGCTTCGGAGGCCGGAAAAAATTTATTGCAAAAAGTAAGGCGCTTAGCGGTACTGCAAAAAAGAGCTCTGACGGAGGAACAGCTTTTGCAGTTATACTGTGAGAGCAATCGGCAGGTGGTGTAA
- a CDS encoding homocitrate synthase: MSRRRLEIVDTTLRDGEQAAGIVFNATEKLAIAKALDQAGIAWIEAGTPAMGEEEQDAMRLLLAASLRATIIAWNRAVKQDILDSISCGCSFLHISVPISELHIRHKFGKERNWVLEQLQRSIMLARSFGCDVSVGAEDASRAEAQDFLQVAELAAKLGAKRIRYADTIGRLDPLTTYLRLCEIVPNCPLPIEFHAHNDFGLATANTLAAAQAGVAFASTTVSGLGERAGNAALEELVMASSLADCELSLKTATLKALIGTVGDAAKRCL; encoded by the coding sequence GTGAGTAGACGGCGGCTGGAAATTGTCGATACGACATTGCGCGACGGCGAGCAAGCCGCGGGTATTGTCTTTAACGCGACGGAAAAACTGGCGATTGCCAAGGCGCTCGACCAAGCCGGTATTGCCTGGATCGAAGCAGGAACTCCGGCGATGGGCGAAGAGGAGCAGGATGCGATGCGACTGCTTCTCGCCGCATCGTTGCGGGCTACGATTATTGCCTGGAATCGTGCGGTAAAACAGGATATCTTAGATTCCATATCCTGTGGCTGCTCGTTCTTGCATATTTCCGTGCCGATATCGGAGCTTCATATCCGGCATAAGTTCGGCAAAGAGAGAAACTGGGTTCTTGAGCAATTGCAGCGTTCGATCATGTTGGCGAGGAGTTTTGGCTGCGACGTATCGGTCGGAGCGGAAGATGCTTCGCGCGCCGAAGCGCAGGACTTTTTGCAGGTGGCCGAATTGGCGGCGAAACTCGGCGCGAAACGAATCCGCTATGCCGATACGATTGGCAGGTTGGATCCGTTAACAACCTACCTGCGTTTATGCGAAATCGTACCGAATTGTCCGTTGCCGATCGAGTTTCACGCACATAATGATTTTGGCTTGGCGACGGCCAACACCTTGGCGGCGGCGCAAGCCGGCGTGGCCTTTGCCAGCACGACAGTCTCGGGCTTGGGGGAGCGGGCGGGGAATGCTGCGCTGGAAGAACTGGTCATGGCGTCGAGCTTGGCGGACTGCGAGCTTTCACTAAAAACGGCTACGTTGAAAGCTTTGATTGGCACGGTTGGCGATGCGGCAAAACGTTGTCTCTGA
- a CDS encoding sensor domain-containing protein — protein sequence MATEQSQQQRYGEALHETALALMNRLDTKELLETIITRACEILKTPHGFIYILEPEEDAMVVKVGLGIYQSYQGVRRKKDEPSASSAVWRSGKPLSVVDYQHWAGRAHDRMINRYSIKSIICLPLTSDEKVIGLIGVGFEVQKESFSQAEEDVMERFAALASLALDNAKLYQALQNELEEKKRVAAALRDSEMNYRGIFDSVSDLIFVMDAQTGDLVDINQNVLELFDYQCEKKDCLPDIAAELTNTLLHVVQQLRADPKLKRYMLEWKLPGKTVWLEFSIRQAVIASRERILAVARDVSDRKKFEDQLEYQAYHDVLTGLPNRRMLERHLTELIAQTEKRALPNVLAVVFIDLDGFKQVNDWFGHDAGDNVLKQVALKMGNYIGESDLAARMGGDEFVVVLNEAGDRSILTTLLQQLKKACRCVVEVKGRTVTVTASMGVSLFPADGRSAAELIRRADKAMYRCKKTARGGYCLVSQ from the coding sequence ATGGCAACGGAACAGAGCCAACAACAGAGGTATGGGGAGGCATTGCATGAAACCGCATTGGCCTTGATGAATCGGCTCGATACAAAGGAACTTTTGGAGACGATCATCACGCGAGCCTGCGAAATCCTTAAGACGCCGCATGGTTTCATCTATATCTTGGAGCCGGAAGAGGACGCAATGGTGGTGAAGGTTGGGCTTGGCATCTACCAAAGCTATCAGGGCGTACGGCGCAAGAAAGACGAGCCTTCGGCTTCGAGTGCCGTTTGGCGCAGCGGCAAGCCGCTGAGCGTGGTCGACTATCAGCATTGGGCCGGCCGTGCGCATGACCGTATGATAAATCGCTATTCGATAAAGTCGATCATCTGTCTGCCGTTGACGTCGGACGAGAAGGTCATCGGTCTGATTGGCGTGGGTTTTGAAGTGCAAAAGGAAAGTTTCAGCCAAGCCGAAGAAGATGTCATGGAGCGCTTTGCCGCTTTGGCGTCGCTTGCGCTCGACAATGCCAAGCTCTATCAGGCATTGCAAAATGAGTTGGAAGAGAAGAAGCGCGTCGCAGCGGCGCTGCGCGACTCGGAAATGAATTACCGCGGCATTTTTGACTCGGTCAGTGATTTGATCTTTGTTATGGACGCGCAAACCGGCGACCTAGTCGACATTAATCAGAATGTGCTAGAACTATTTGATTATCAGTGTGAAAAAAAAGACTGTCTGCCTGATATCGCCGCCGAACTGACGAACACGTTGCTTCATGTGGTGCAGCAACTGCGCGCCGATCCGAAGTTGAAACGTTATATGCTGGAATGGAAGCTGCCAGGCAAGACGGTCTGGCTGGAATTCAGCATCCGCCAGGCTGTGATCGCTTCACGCGAGAGGATCTTAGCGGTGGCGAGAGATGTGAGCGATCGCAAGAAATTTGAAGATCAGCTCGAATACCAGGCCTATCATGATGTGCTGACCGGGCTGCCGAACCGCCGCATGCTCGAGCGGCATTTGACTGAACTGATCGCTCAAACGGAGAAACGGGCATTGCCGAACGTATTGGCTGTCGTCTTTATCGATCTCGACGGTTTCAAGCAGGTCAACGACTGGTTTGGCCATGACGCCGGCGACAACGTGCTGAAACAGGTTGCCTTGAAGATGGGCAATTATATCGGAGAATCGGATCTGGCCGCCCGTATGGGCGGTGATGAATTCGTCGTCGTATTGAACGAGGCCGGTGACCGAAGCATCCTTACGACGCTGCTGCAGCAACTGAAGAAAGCCTGCCGCTGCGTGGTCGAAGTGAAGGGCCGTACGGTCACGGTCACGGCCAGCATGGGCGTCAGTCTCTTTCCTGCTGACGGACGCTCTGCCGCCGAATTGATCCGCAGGGCTGACAAGGCGATGTATCGGTGCAAGAAAACGGCCAGAGGCGGTTATTGCCTGGTTTCGCAATAA
- a CDS encoding methyl-accepting chemotaxis protein, whose protein sequence is MAILHNQRVSTKITVILSVMLLFTLLVGTVGFFASATIARKSAQMYEERLLPIQMMDEVRLLSKDTETTLLQLIQTTDAARRQTLLANIDSNTKAINVLQEKYQATELDAVEKQNWDELQKNLGEYRQVRSAIIKLANENKAAEAFDLYVKSKPIFEKSLTPRKNISDYNVQQANALYLESNAVSDKARLLIAIATAAALLLSALLGFLLNKAICFPLSRMLAAVRTIASGNLTEVPRTFVSRDELGQLADEIVKMRQDLRQLVMRLFASSQQITTAATSLKATAEQSSSAASQVADAVTDVAAGSAQQVKGVTNTAATIETMSAGIEEAAATTGNVASSIEKTSDSTQTGLSAINKSVEQMSHIEKTVSSSAEVVSQLGERSKDIGQIVETISNIAGQTNLLALNAAIEAARAGEQGRGFAVVADEVRKLAEQSNDAAKKIAEMIDEIQKDTDNAVRAMHSGRNEVKVGTEVVAEAGQSFRDITASINLVSQQVKEISLTMHHLAENSQRIVADSQSIDGVTRNIALQTETISAAAEEQAASMEEISAASRDLANLAQELEGMASQFKV, encoded by the coding sequence ATGGCTATCTTGCATAACCAAAGAGTCTCGACAAAAATCACAGTGATCTTGAGCGTCATGCTGCTTTTCACCCTGTTGGTCGGAACGGTCGGCTTTTTCGCCTCCGCGACGATCGCCCGCAAATCGGCCCAGATGTATGAAGAACGCTTGCTGCCGATTCAAATGATGGATGAGGTTCGTTTGCTCAGCAAAGACACGGAAACAACGCTACTGCAGCTGATCCAAACGACCGATGCGGCACGCCGCCAGACCTTGCTCGCGAACATCGACAGCAACACTAAGGCGATCAACGTGCTGCAGGAAAAATACCAGGCTACTGAACTGGATGCCGTGGAAAAACAGAACTGGGATGAACTGCAAAAAAATCTGGGCGAATACCGTCAGGTCCGCAGCGCGATCATCAAGCTAGCTAATGAAAACAAAGCTGCCGAAGCATTTGACCTCTACGTAAAAAGCAAACCGATCTTTGAAAAATCATTGACGCCGCGTAAAAACATTTCCGATTACAATGTACAGCAGGCTAATGCGTTGTATCTGGAAAGCAACGCAGTCTCCGATAAAGCGCGCCTTTTGATTGCTATAGCTACAGCCGCCGCCTTACTCCTTTCCGCTTTGCTCGGTTTTCTCCTCAACAAAGCGATCTGCTTCCCGCTTTCGCGCATGCTGGCTGCCGTGCGGACGATCGCCAGCGGCAATCTGACCGAAGTGCCGCGCACCTTTGTCTCCAGGGACGAACTAGGGCAACTGGCCGATGAGATTGTCAAGATGCGGCAGGACTTGCGCCAGCTTGTCATGCGCCTCTTCGCTTCGAGCCAGCAGATCACCACTGCGGCCACCAGCTTAAAAGCCACCGCGGAACAGTCTTCCAGCGCCGCGAGCCAGGTCGCTGACGCGGTGACTGATGTCGCCGCCGGAAGCGCACAGCAGGTAAAAGGCGTCACCAATACCGCCGCAACAATTGAGACGATGTCTGCCGGAATCGAGGAGGCGGCCGCCACCACCGGCAATGTCGCTTCTTCTATCGAAAAAACTTCCGACTCCACGCAGACCGGCTTGAGCGCAATCAACAAATCGGTCGAACAGATGTCGCATATTGAAAAAACGGTTTCCTCCTCCGCCGAAGTCGTCAGCCAGCTGGGCGAACGCTCGAAAGACATCGGGCAGATCGTGGAAACGATCTCCAACATCGCCGGTCAGACCAATCTGCTGGCTCTGAACGCCGCAATCGAGGCAGCGCGCGCCGGTGAACAAGGGCGCGGCTTCGCGGTCGTCGCTGACGAGGTGCGCAAGCTCGCGGAACAGTCGAACGACGCGGCGAAAAAAATCGCCGAAATGATCGATGAGATTCAAAAAGACACCGACAACGCGGTCCGCGCGATGCACAGCGGACGCAACGAAGTCAAAGTCGGCACCGAAGTCGTTGCCGAAGCCGGGCAATCGTTCCGAGACATTACAGCGTCGATTAATCTGGTTTCACAGCAAGTAAAGGAAATTTCGCTGACCATGCATCATTTAGCCGAAAACAGCCAGCGGATCGTGGCCGATTCGCAGTCGATCGACGGCGTCACGCGCAATATCGCACTGCAGACCGAGACGATCTCGGCCGCCGCCGAAGAGCAGGCCGCCTCGATGGAAGAAATCTCCGCAGCCAGCCGCGATTTGGCGAACCTCGCGCAGGAACTCGAGGGCATGGCGAGTCAGTTTAAAGTCTAG
- a CDS encoding methyl-accepting chemotaxis protein: MKWFDKTQTDAKREAGEAPCFAASETEKDMQTAYLSFAELSAASIASVCAVADGAALLIAFASPDNDFSQLATTIKQCLPKETAFLMLSTAGELCNGAEHACLYKPAPEARRKVLLQSYSNRMLKACQIVAVPLANEDLKRGVVEKSVDDRVAQIKRELEKVSLRFSINSYNTVALAYIDGLSNSETFFMQAVYASKKFPCMFVGGSAGGSLDFSNTYIFDGDAVRQNCAVLCLLKLQPGYRYGIFKTQSFTRDSGEFVVSDSNSALRYVSKVFDENYNSISFLSVLKKRFQAQTIAQLTKTLEAYSFAIEIGGEMLVRSIAKIDEASDRVYFFCDLAMGERLHLVRRAPLADTIDRDWQAFSRGKPKPLGGILNDCILRRLYNAETLESVKGFPDGAVAGYSSFGELLGSNINETLTAIFFFRVEGDAEFCDEYLDNLPIHYGNFEKYFLARELTQIKILNKLRGKAIELLDANSSNLSTILENVNKIGDQVRNVGGDTNNLLQALSQNMSGVNELIASNSQIAPSIAALTESTKEIKNVLALIMNIAAQTNLLALNAAIEAARAGEQGRGFAVVAEEVRKLAQNTQDSLNKTNDSINNLFASVNEIATKLSVSGDFTQKFQKDMETFNTGLTSVVTGIVGAVDVISSLVGRIDELDASHQATQNELTKVSQLVKFMEREEK; the protein is encoded by the coding sequence ATGAAATGGTTCGACAAGACGCAAACGGACGCAAAACGGGAAGCGGGAGAGGCGCCGTGCTTTGCGGCGAGCGAGACGGAAAAGGATATGCAGACGGCATATTTGTCGTTTGCGGAGCTCAGTGCAGCCAGCATCGCCAGTGTTTGTGCGGTGGCGGATGGAGCGGCGCTGCTGATCGCTTTTGCCTCGCCGGACAACGATTTTTCCCAGCTGGCGACGACGATCAAACAGTGTCTGCCAAAAGAAACCGCATTTTTGATGCTCTCGACAGCCGGTGAATTATGCAACGGCGCTGAGCATGCCTGCCTTTACAAACCCGCGCCCGAGGCACGCCGGAAAGTGCTGCTGCAATCGTATTCCAACCGAATGCTGAAAGCGTGCCAGATCGTCGCGGTGCCGTTGGCGAATGAGGATCTAAAAAGAGGCGTCGTTGAAAAGAGCGTCGATGACCGGGTCGCGCAGATAAAGCGCGAGTTGGAGAAGGTTTCGCTTCGTTTCAGCATCAACAGCTACAATACGGTTGCGCTTGCGTATATTGACGGACTGTCCAATTCGGAAACGTTCTTTATGCAGGCGGTCTATGCGAGCAAGAAGTTCCCCTGTATGTTCGTCGGCGGTTCGGCCGGCGGCAGCCTCGATTTTTCGAACACGTATATTTTTGACGGCGACGCGGTCAGGCAGAACTGCGCGGTGCTTTGTCTGCTGAAGCTGCAGCCCGGCTATCGGTACGGCATTTTCAAGACGCAATCATTCACAAGAGATAGCGGTGAGTTTGTCGTATCGGATTCAAATTCGGCGCTGCGCTACGTGAGCAAAGTCTTTGATGAAAATTACAACAGCATCAGTTTTCTCTCCGTACTAAAAAAGCGCTTCCAAGCGCAAACGATTGCGCAGTTGACGAAAACGCTGGAAGCTTACAGTTTCGCGATCGAAATCGGCGGTGAAATGTTGGTGCGCTCGATCGCGAAGATCGATGAGGCCAGTGACCGCGTCTATTTCTTTTGCGACTTGGCGATGGGAGAACGTCTGCATCTCGTGCGGCGCGCTCCACTGGCCGACACGATCGACCGCGACTGGCAGGCGTTCAGCCGCGGCAAGCCGAAACCACTCGGCGGCATCTTGAATGACTGCATTCTACGGCGTCTTTACAATGCGGAAACGCTCGAGAGCGTCAAAGGGTTTCCGGATGGCGCGGTGGCCGGTTATTCGAGTTTTGGCGAATTGCTTGGTTCCAATATCAATGAAACATTGACGGCGATTTTCTTTTTTCGTGTCGAGGGCGACGCGGAGTTTTGCGATGAATACCTTGATAATCTGCCGATTCACTATGGGAATTTCGAAAAATATTTTCTGGCGCGTGAGCTGACGCAGATTAAGATTTTGAACAAATTGCGCGGCAAAGCGATTGAACTGTTAGATGCCAACAGCAGCAACCTTTCAACGATACTGGAAAATGTCAATAAGATCGGCGATCAGGTGCGCAATGTTGGCGGCGATACGAATAACCTGCTGCAGGCGCTGAGCCAAAACATGAGCGGCGTAAATGAGCTGATTGCGAGCAACAGCCAAATCGCACCGAGCATTGCGGCGCTGACCGAGAGCACAAAAGAGATCAAAAATGTCCTGGCGCTGATCATGAACATCGCGGCGCAGACGAATCTGCTGGCGCTCAACGCTGCGATCGAAGCGGCGCGTGCGGGCGAGCAGGGGCGCGGCTTTGCGGTCGTTGCCGAAGAGGTGCGCAAACTGGCGCAAAACACGCAGGACAGCTTGAACAAGACGAATGATTCGATCAACAACCTGTTCGCGAGTGTGAATGAAATCGCGACGAAGCTCAGCGTCAGCGGTGATTTCACGCAAAAATTTCAAAAGGATATGGAAACGTTCAATACCGGACTGACGAGCGTCGTCACCGGCATTGTTGGCGCGGTGGACGTCATTTCCTCGCTGGTCGGACGCATTGACGAACTGGATGCCTCGCATCAAGCCACGCAGAATGAATTGACGAAAGTCTCGCAACTCGTGAAATTCATGGAACGGGAAGAAAAATAG
- a CDS encoding DUF362 domain-containing protein has protein sequence MKSLVYFTNMRAKANLNLLQKLERLIKKAGIKEIDFKNKFVAIKLHFGEPGNLAYLRPNYAKVVADLVKGLGGKVFLTDCNTLYVGRRKDAIEHLDAAYENGYNPLTTGCQVIIGDGLKGTDEAYVPVPNGEYVKEAKIGRAVMDADIVISLNHFKGHELTGFGGALKNIGMGCGSRAGKMEMHCDGKPRVISKVCVKCGECIKICAQDAIALGEASAAIDKEKCVGCGRCIGICRFNAILPAWDESNDVLNKKIAEYTHAVLHDRPHFHISLVIDVSPNCDCHAENDVAIIPDVGMFASFDPVALDMACADMANKAPVNAGSYLTEQLAVAKDGAKDHFHNTHPETNWISCLEHAEKLGIGTKKYELIEV, from the coding sequence ATGAAATCACTCGTCTATTTTACCAATATGCGGGCTAAGGCCAATTTGAACCTGCTGCAAAAATTGGAGCGCTTGATCAAAAAAGCAGGCATCAAGGAAATCGATTTTAAAAACAAATTTGTCGCGATCAAGCTGCATTTCGGCGAACCAGGCAATCTTGCGTATCTGCGCCCGAACTATGCGAAGGTGGTCGCGGATCTGGTGAAAGGTCTGGGCGGCAAGGTGTTTCTCACCGACTGCAACACGCTCTACGTCGGACGACGCAAAGATGCGATCGAGCATCTCGACGCGGCGTATGAAAATGGCTACAATCCTTTGACGACCGGTTGTCAGGTCATTATCGGCGACGGCTTGAAAGGGACTGATGAAGCCTATGTGCCGGTACCGAACGGCGAATATGTCAAGGAAGCCAAAATCGGCCGCGCGGTGATGGACGCGGACATCGTCATCAGTCTTAATCATTTCAAAGGACATGAACTGACCGGCTTCGGCGGCGCGTTGAAGAACATCGGCATGGGTTGCGGCTCGCGCGCCGGAAAGATGGAAATGCACTGCGACGGCAAGCCTCGCGTCATCAGCAAGGTTTGCGTAAAATGCGGTGAGTGCATCAAAATCTGTGCGCAGGATGCGATCGCGCTCGGCGAAGCGTCGGCTGCGATTGATAAAGAAAAATGCGTCGGCTGCGGTCGCTGCATCGGCATCTGCCGTTTTAATGCGATTTTGCCGGCCTGGGATGAATCGAACGATGTCCTGAATAAGAAGATTGCCGAATATACGCATGCGGTATTGCACGACCGGCCGCATTTTCATATTAGCCTGGTCATCGACGTATCGCCGAACTGCGACTGCCATGCGGAAAATGACGTGGCAATCATTCCCGACGTCGGCATGTTCGCCTCGTTCGATCCGGTCGCGCTCGACATGGCCTGCGCCGACATGGCGAACAAGGCTCCGGTCAATGCCGGAAGCTATTTGACCGAGCAACTGGCAGTCGCTAAAGACGGCGCAAAGGATCATTTCCACAACACGCATCCGGAAACGAATTGGATCAGCTGTCTCGAGCATGCGGAAAAACTCGGCATCGGGACAAAGAAATACGAACTGATCGAAGTGTAA
- a CDS encoding TSUP family transporter, which produces MDSLSGEMLGFLLGAGFLAAFIDSVVGGGGLISVPALLMTGLPPGIVLGTNKLASICCSSTSSLSFLRSKKIDLGLIKYLFPLSLLGSILGTHTVQLIPPEFLKPLVIVMLVLVAIYTLLKKDWGDRSTYRGIDKRVRFLGGLAAFTLGFYDGFFGPGAGSFLLFVFLLLGFDFVVAAGNAKALNFASNIGSLATFMFFSSVNYTYGLMMGLAMIAGALVGSRFAIAKGAAYVKPLFVSITALLIGKQLWDVLH; this is translated from the coding sequence ATGGATTCTCTCAGCGGCGAAATGCTTGGTTTTCTCCTCGGCGCGGGTTTTCTCGCGGCCTTTATCGACTCGGTCGTTGGCGGCGGCGGTTTGATCTCTGTGCCCGCTCTTTTGATGACCGGCCTGCCGCCCGGCATCGTGCTGGGTACGAACAAACTCGCCTCGATCTGCTGTTCAAGCACCAGCAGCCTCTCCTTCCTGCGCTCAAAAAAAATCGATCTCGGCCTGATCAAATATCTCTTCCCGCTCTCCTTACTCGGCTCGATCCTTGGCACACACACGGTTCAGTTGATTCCGCCGGAATTTTTAAAGCCGCTGGTCATCGTCATGCTGGTTCTCGTCGCCATTTACACGCTGCTGAAAAAAGACTGGGGCGATCGCTCCACCTACCGGGGCATCGACAAACGCGTCCGCTTCCTGGGCGGACTTGCCGCGTTCACGCTTGGTTTCTATGACGGTTTTTTCGGTCCGGGCGCTGGTTCGTTCCTGCTCTTCGTCTTTCTCCTGCTGGGCTTTGATTTCGTCGTCGCCGCCGGTAACGCGAAGGCGCTGAACTTTGCCAGTAATATCGGTTCTCTGGCGACTTTCATGTTCTTTTCCTCCGTCAACTACACCTATGGACTCATGATGGGCTTGGCGATGATCGCCGGTGCGCTGGTCGGTTCGCGTTTTGCGATTGCCAAAGGAGCCGCCTACGTCAAGCCGCTCTTCGTCTCGATCACCGCATTGCTGATCGGCAAACAGCTTTGGGACGTACTGCATTGA